One window of the Triticum dicoccoides isolate Atlit2015 ecotype Zavitan chromosome 3B, WEW_v2.0, whole genome shotgun sequence genome contains the following:
- the LOC119281888 gene encoding zerumbone synthase-like produces the protein MADDAGRGSSAAAAKKGRLEGKIALITGGASGLGKATAHEFIQEGASVVIADVNSALGIETAQELGPQAHFVHCDVTVEESVAAAVDATVTKHGRLDVMFNNAGIVGALSGTSEVASLDLGQFDRVMSVNVRGTLAGIKHAMRVMAPAGSGSILCMASISGLLGGLGTYPYAVSKLAVAGLVKTTAAELSRHGVRINCISPHAVPTPLVLEQFSQLYAGADEAQLAAIIGGLGELKGATCEAVDVAKAAVYLASDDAKYVSGQNLVVDGGFTTYKYMNMPPRKPQGQPVRSE, from the exons ATGGCCGACGATGCAGGGCGGGGGTCGTCGGCGGCAGCGGCGAAGAAGGGGAG ACTCGAGGGGAAGATCGCACTCATAACTGGAGGAGCGAGTGGGCTCGGAAAGGCCACGGCTCACGAGTTCATCCAGGAGGGCGCGTCCGTGGTCATCGCCGACGTCAACTCAGCGTTGGGCATAGAGACAGCCCAGGAGCTAGGCCCACAGGCCCATTTCGTCCACTGCGACGTCACCGTCGAGGAGAGCGTCGCCGCGGCCGTGGACGCCACCGTCACGAAGCACGGCCGGCTCGACGTCATGTTCAACAACGCCGGCATCGTGGGCGCGCTCTCCGGGACGTCGGAGGTGGCCAGCCTGGATCTGGGCCAGTTCGACCGCGTCATGAGCGTGAACGTGCGCGGCACCCTGGCGGGGATCAAGCACGCGATGCGCGTCATGGCGCCGGCGGGCTCCGGCTCCATCCTCTGCATGGCCAGCATCAGCGGCCTCCTCGGAGGCCTCGGCACGTACCCCTACGCGGTCTCCAAGCTCGCCGTCGCCGGGCTCGTCAAGACCACCGCCGCCGAGCTGTCTCGCCACGGCGTCCGGATCAACTGCATATCGCCGCACGCCGTGCCGACGCCGCTGGTGCTGGAGCAGTTCTCGCAGCTGTACGCTGGCGCGGACGAGGCGCAGCTGGCCGCCATCATCGGCGGCCTCGGCGAGCTCAAGGGCGCGACGTGCGAGGCGGTGGACGTGGCCAAGGCGGCCGTGTACCTCGCGTCCGACGATGCCAAGTATGTCTCCGGCCAGAACCTGGTGGTGGACGGCGGCTTCACCACCTACAAGTACATGAACATGCCACCCCGCAAGCCTCAGGGTCAGCCGGTCAGGAGCGAGTGA
- the LOC119277970 gene encoding amino acid permease 3-like, whose translation MADKVVATYYYPPMEVAAAELGQTAGSKLDDDGRNKRTGTMWTASSHIITAVIGSGVLSLGWAIAQLGWVAGPAVMLLFSLVTYFTSSLLADCYRSGDQSTGKRNYTYMDAVNANLSGIKVQICGVLQYANIVGVSIGYTIAASISMLAIKRANCFHGNGHADPCKVSSVPYMIIFGVAQVFFSQIPDFDQISWLSMLAAAMSFTYSSIGLGLGIVQVIANGGIKGSLTGISIGTVTPMQKVWRSTQAFGDIAFAYSYSLILIEIQDTIRAPPPSESTVMKRATMVSVAVTTVFYMLCGCMGYAAFGDAAPGNLLTGFGFYEPFWLLDIANAAIVIHLVGAYQVYCQPLFAFVEKWAAKRWPESTYVTGEVEVPLFRTYKVNMFRATWRTAFVVATTVVSMMLPFFNDVVGFLGALGFWPLTVYFPVEMYVVQKKVPKWSTQWVCLQMLSLGCLAISLAAAAGSIAGIKSDLKVYHPFKS comes from the exons ATGGCGGACAAGGTCGTGGCCACCTACTACTACCCGCCgatggaggtagccgccgccgagcTCGGCCAGACCGCCGGCTCCAAGCTCGACGACGATGGCCGCAACAAGCGCACCG GCACGATGTGGACGGCGAGCTCGCACATCATCACGGCGGTGATCGGCTCCGGGGTGCTGTCGCTGGGGTGGGCAATCGCGCAGCTCGGCTGggtggccggccccgccgtcatgcTGCTCTTCTCCCTCGTCACCTACTTCACCTCCTCGCTGCTCGCCGACTGCTACCGCTCCGGCGACCAGAGCACCGGCAAGCGCAACTACACCTACATGGACGCCGTCAACGCCAACCTCAGCGGCATCAAGGTGCAGATTTGCGGGGTGCTGCAGTATGCTAACATCGTCGGGGTTTCTATCGGCTACACCATCGCCGCCTCCATCAGTATGCTGGCCATCAAGAGGGCTAACTGCTTCCACGGCAACGGCCACGCCGACCCCTGCAAGGTCTCCAGCGTGCCCTACATGATCATCTTCGGCGTCGCCCAGGTCTTCTTCTCCCAGATCCCCGACTTCGATCAGATCTCCTGGCTCTCCATGCTCGCCGCCGCCATGTCCTTCACCTACTCCTCCATCGGCCTCGGCCTCGGCATCGTCCAAGTCATAG CTAACGGAGGCATCAAGGGCAGCCTGACCGGCATCAGCATCGGCACGGTGACGCCGATGCAGAAGGTGTGGCGCAGCACCCAGGCGTTTGGAGACATCGCATTCGCCTACTCCTACTCGCTCATCCTCATCGAGATCCAGGACACAATCCGGGCGCCACCGCCGTCGGAGTCCACGGTCATGAAGCGCGCCACCATGGTCAGCGTCGCGGTGACAACGGTCTTCTACATGCTCTGCGGTTGCATGGGCTACGCGGCCTTCGGCGACGCCGCCCCGGGGAACCTCCTCACAGGGTTCGGCTTCTACGAGCCCTTCTGGCTCCTCGACATCGCCAACGCCGCCATCGTCATCCACCTCGTCGGCGCCTACCAGGTGTACTGCCAGCCCCTGTTCGCCTTCGTGGAGAAGTGGGCGGCGAAGAGGTGGCCGGAGTCAACGTATGTTACCGGCGAGGTCGAGGTCCCGCTCTTCAGGACGTACAAGGTGAACATGTTCCGGGCGACGTGGCGGACGGCGTTCGTGGTGGCGACGACGGTGGTGTCCATGATGCTGCCCTTCTTCAACGACGTCGTGGGGTTCCTGGGCGCGCTGGGGTTCTGGCCGCTCACCGTCTACTTTCCCGTGGAGATGTACGTGGTGCAGAAGAAGGTGCCCAAGTGGAGCACGCAGTGGGTGTGCCTACAGATGCTCAGCCTCGGATGCCTAGCCATCTCCCTTGCCGCCGCCGCGGGGTCCATCGCCGGCATCAAGTCCGACCTCAAGGTGTACCACCCGTTCAAGTCATAA